The following proteins come from a genomic window of Neofelis nebulosa isolate mNeoNeb1 chromosome 5, mNeoNeb1.pri, whole genome shotgun sequence:
- the LOC131511921 gene encoding 26S proteasome regulatory subunit 4-like has translation MEEEFVRNQEQMKPLEEKQEEERSKVDDLRRTPMSVGMLEEIIDDNHAIMSTPVGSELYINILSFVDKDLLEPGCSVLLRHKVHAVIEVFRDDTEPLVTAMKASSAE, from the exons ATGGAGGAAGAATTCGTTAGAAACCAGGAACAAATGAAGCCtttagaagaaaagcaagaggagGAAAGATCAAAGGTGGATGATCTAAGGAGGACCCCAATGTCAGTAGGAATGTTGGAAGAGATCATTGATGACAATCATGCCATTATGTCCACACCTGTGGGCTCAGAACTCTACATCAACATTCTTTCCTTTGTAGACAAGGATCTGCTGGAACCAGGCTGCTCAGTCCTGCTCAGACACAAGGTTCATGCTGTCATAGAGGTGTTCAGGGATGACACAGAGCCCTTGGTCACAGCAATGAAG GCATCTTCAGCTGAATGA